A genomic stretch from Ovis canadensis isolate MfBH-ARS-UI-01 breed Bighorn chromosome 5, ARS-UI_OviCan_v2, whole genome shotgun sequence includes:
- the LOC138441215 gene encoding olfactory receptor 2M3-like: protein MDIWNHTSLSDFILLGLFSYSPYDFFLFSLVLLASATALASNILFLLLTQADRRLHTPMYFFLSQLSIMDLTIMGAVVPKMAANFLSGSKFISRGGCATQIFLVVMVGGAECFLLAVMAYDRYVAVCHPLRYPVLMNWKACCLMSLASWMGGVADSVIDVGMVFSFPYCGSLQVDHFFCEVPAVLRLSCADISLFEDLIYACCVIMLLLPLGVVVASYACILMAVINMTSTEGKQKALSTCSSHLAVVGLYYGGAIFSYMQRASARTPAGDRATSIFYTILTPMLNPLIYSLRNKEVMRALKKMQKMQGR from the coding sequence ATGGATATCTGGAACCACACCTCGCTATCAGACTTTATCCTTTTGGGTCTGTTCAGCTACTCACCATATGACTTCTTCCTATTTTCCCTTGTCCTTCTGGCCTCTGCTACAGCCCTGGCCAGCAAcatcctcttcctcctgctcACCCAGGCTGACAGGCGCCTGCACACTCCCATGTACTTTTTTCTCAGCCAGCTCTCCATCATGGACCTGACCATAATGGGCGCAGTGGTGCCCAAGATGGCAGCCAACTTCCTCTCGGGAAGTAAGTTCATCTCTCGGGGTGGCTGTGCCACTCAGATCTTCTTAGTGGTCATGGTAGGAGGAGCTGAGTGCTTCCTCCTAGCAGTCATGGCCTATGACAGGTATGTGGCTGTGTGTCACCCCCTGCGGTACCCTGTGCTCATGAACTGGAAGGCCTGCTGTCTGATGTCCTTGGCATCCTGGATGGGTGGAGTGGCTGACAGTGTGATTGACGTAGGGATGGTCTTCAGCTTCCCCTACTGTGGCTCTCTCCAGGTAGACCACTTCTTCTGTGAGGTCCCTGCCGTGCTGCGTCTCTCTTGTGCAGACATATCCCTCTTTGAGGACCTCATCTATGCTTGCTGCgtgatcatgctgctgctgcccttGGGGGTCGTTGTGGCTTCCTATGCCTGTATCCTCATGGCTGTAATTAACATGACCTCCACTGAGGGGAAACAGAAGGCTCTGTCCACTTGCTCCTCCCacctggctgtggtgggtctttacTATGGGGGAGCCATATTTAGCTACATGCAGAGAGCCTCTGCTAGGACTCCAGCAGGGGACCGAGCCACCTCCATCTTCTATACCATCCTCACCCCAATGCTCAACCCACTCATTTACAGCCTGAGGAACAAGGAGGTAATGAGGGCCTTGAAGaagatgcagaagatgcaggggaGATAG